A genomic region of Glycine max cultivar Williams 82 chromosome 15, Glycine_max_v4.0, whole genome shotgun sequence contains the following coding sequences:
- the LOC100500360 gene encoding protein ELF4-LIKE 3-like isoform X1, with amino-acid sequence MEGGSFNGAQIDAKIMQTFKKNFVQVQDIFDQNRLLINEINQNHESKVPDNLTRNVGLIRELNNNIRRVYDLYADLSSSFTKSMEVTSEGDSSGGAVKSSDGKAGHKRHRPV; translated from the coding sequence ATGGAGGGTGGCTCATTCAATGGTGCTCAGATTGATGCCAAGATCATGCAGACATTTAAGAAGAACTTTGTTCAAGTGCAGGACATTTTTGATCAGAACAGGCTACTCATCAATGAGATAAACCAGAACCACGAGTCTAAGGTCCCTGATAACCTCACCAGGAATGTGGGGCTAATTAGGGAGctcaataacaacatcagaAGAGTGTATGACCTATATGCCGATCTTTCGAGTTCCTTTACCAAGTCTATGGAAGTTACTTCAGAGGGAGATTCAAGTGGTGGTGCTGTGAAATCATCAGATGGGAAAGCCGGCCACAAGAGACACAGGCCTGTGTAG
- the LOC100777858 gene encoding stress-response A/B barrel domain-containing protein UP3 — MVVDWVAGGVNLPPLAKGSALRVSFLKLKESIYEEVKDEALSVVRGMEHGVAGVLWQFSYDENFSPERAKGFTLASLAVFPEREELQSVELDEGLGVVVEDVVVVDYVVP; from the coding sequence ATGGTCGTCGATTGGGTCGCGGGAGGAGTGAACCTTCCGCCGCTAGCGAAAGGTTCGGCCCTCCGCGTGAGCTTTTTAAAGCTGAAGGAGAGCATCTATGAGGAGGTTAAGGACGAGGCTTTGAGTGTTGTACGAGGAATGGAGCACGGTGTCGCAGGAGTTCTTTGGCAATTCTCCTACGACGAGAACTTCTCGCCGGAGAGAGCCAAGGGCTTCACGCTCGCTTCGCTCGCGGTTTTTCCTGAGCGGGAGGAGTTACAGAGTGTGGAGTTGGACGAGGGGTTGGGGGTGGTTGTGGAGGATGTGGTGGTTGTTGACTATGTGGTGCCTTAG
- the MYB121 gene encoding transcription factor MYBZ1 isoform X1: METKDDSAEKEEAWSSHEDEILLNYVQVRGEGNWRNLPKRAGLKRCGESCKQRWLNYLKPTISRGNISLDEHELIIRLHKLLGNSNYTCRRWSIIAGRLPGRTEEEIKNYWNTYLRKEAEENQNNKNEFPSTSMTTTSMSSVQSPWYSENSVGTNPTESPNPVIRPKVVRLSKFNLSCQDR; this comes from the exons ATGGAAACGAAGGACGACAGTGCTGAAAAAGAAGAAGCTTGGTCTTCTCATGAAGACGAAATTCTTTTGAACTATGTTCAAGTCCGTGGAGAAGGAAATTGGAGAAACCTTCCTAAAAGAGCTG GCTTGAAACGATGTGGTGAGAGTTGCAAACAACGATGGTTGAACTATCTTAAGCCAACCATATCTAGAGGAAACATTTCTTTAGATGAACATGAACTCATAATCAGACTGCATAAGCTCTTGGGGAATAG TAACTATACGTGCCGCAGATGGTCTATCATTGCTGGACGATTACCAGGACGCACCGAAGAAGAGATCAAGAACTACTGGAATACCTATTTGAGAAAGGAGGCAGAAGAGAACCAAAACAATAAGAACGAATTTCCAAGCACAAGTATGACAACAACTAGCATGTCTAGTGTTCAATCTCCATGGTACTCCGAAAATTCCGTAGGTACCAATCCCACGGAATCTCCAAATCCTGTGATTAGACCTAAAGTTGTGAGGTTATCTAAGTTTAATTTGTCGTGCCAAGACAGGTAG
- the MYB121 gene encoding transcription factor MYBZ1 encodes METKDDSAEKEEAWSSHEDEILLNYVQVRGEGNWRNLPKRAGLKRCGESCKQRWLNYLKPTISRGNISLDEHELIIRLHKLLGNRWSIIAGRLPGRTEEEIKNYWNTYLRKEAEENQNNKNEFPSTSMTTTSMSSVQSPWYSENSVGTNPTESPNPVIRPKVVRLSKFNLSCQDR; translated from the exons ATGGAAACGAAGGACGACAGTGCTGAAAAAGAAGAAGCTTGGTCTTCTCATGAAGACGAAATTCTTTTGAACTATGTTCAAGTCCGTGGAGAAGGAAATTGGAGAAACCTTCCTAAAAGAGCTG GCTTGAAACGATGTGGTGAGAGTTGCAAACAACGATGGTTGAACTATCTTAAGCCAACCATATCTAGAGGAAACATTTCTTTAGATGAACATGAACTCATAATCAGACTGCATAAGCTCTTGGGGAATAG ATGGTCTATCATTGCTGGACGATTACCAGGACGCACCGAAGAAGAGATCAAGAACTACTGGAATACCTATTTGAGAAAGGAGGCAGAAGAGAACCAAAACAATAAGAACGAATTTCCAAGCACAAGTATGACAACAACTAGCATGTCTAGTGTTCAATCTCCATGGTACTCCGAAAATTCCGTAGGTACCAATCCCACGGAATCTCCAAATCCTGTGATTAGACCTAAAGTTGTGAGGTTATCTAAGTTTAATTTGTCGTGCCAAGACAGGTAG